One window from the genome of Acidobacteriota bacterium encodes:
- a CDS encoding amino acid permease: MAQPTQEGLIRGIRRWDLVAVAINAIIGAGIFGLPSRAYALVGPYSLIAFIVCAIVVALIILCFAEVGSRFSETGGPYLYAREAFGSAVGFEVGWLMWLARLTAFAANCNLLVDYLGFFWGPATTHYWREAIIVVVVSAIAAVNVVGVRDAARVTNVFTIGKLIPIILFIGVGLFFLNSQNYSFAERPAYGAFSSSVLMLVYAFSGFEMAAIPAGEVRDPQRNLPMALLTAIGVVALLYISIQVICIGTLPGLATSQRPLADASGVFLGRAGGAIISAGVVVSIVGNLNVIILAGSRLPFAMSERGELPRIIGATHKRFRTPHISILITSFVVLGLTLASTFARQVNLSVIARLLSYGVTCAALIVFRRKKGAAPAMFKAPAGVAVAIAALLLAAWLLSNSSLLDARDSAIAAGVGLVIYFGYRFAGDKQGKSETSVRADENLQA; encoded by the coding sequence ATGGCTCAACCGACACAGGAAGGTCTGATCCGAGGGATCCGCCGCTGGGATCTCGTTGCCGTTGCCATCAACGCAATCATCGGAGCTGGTATCTTCGGATTGCCGTCAAGGGCCTACGCTCTGGTTGGTCCGTACAGCCTGATCGCGTTCATAGTTTGCGCGATCGTTGTAGCTCTGATCATTCTCTGCTTCGCTGAAGTGGGCAGCCGATTCAGCGAGACCGGCGGACCGTACCTGTATGCGCGCGAGGCATTCGGCTCTGCGGTCGGATTTGAAGTTGGCTGGCTGATGTGGCTCGCACGGTTAACCGCCTTCGCGGCGAACTGCAACCTGCTCGTCGACTACCTCGGCTTCTTCTGGGGTCCGGCGACGACTCATTACTGGCGCGAGGCAATCATCGTCGTTGTAGTTTCCGCGATCGCCGCCGTAAACGTCGTCGGCGTGCGCGACGCTGCGCGCGTTACGAACGTTTTCACTATAGGCAAGCTGATACCGATAATTCTCTTCATCGGGGTGGGTTTGTTTTTCCTCAACTCGCAGAACTACTCATTCGCCGAGCGTCCGGCTTACGGCGCTTTCTCGTCGTCTGTGTTGATGCTGGTCTATGCCTTTTCCGGTTTCGAGATGGCGGCGATCCCTGCAGGTGAGGTTCGCGATCCGCAGCGTAACCTTCCGATGGCGCTGCTGACAGCGATCGGCGTAGTGGCTCTGCTGTACATTTCGATTCAGGTCATCTGTATCGGAACACTTCCAGGCCTGGCAACTTCTCAAAGGCCGTTAGCCGATGCGAGCGGCGTCTTTCTGGGGAGGGCGGGCGGCGCAATCATCTCGGCCGGAGTCGTGGTTTCGATCGTCGGCAACCTGAACGTCATCATTCTCGCCGGCTCACGACTGCCTTTCGCGATGTCAGAACGCGGCGAGCTTCCGAGGATTATCGGCGCAACGCATAAGAGATTTCGCACGCCGCACATTTCGATCCTGATTACGTCCTTCGTCGTGCTCGGCCTAACGCTGGCGAGCACGTTCGCACGGCAGGTCAATCTGAGTGTGATAGCGCGGCTGTTGTCCTACGGCGTGACCTGCGCTGCGCTGATTGTCTTTCGGCGCAAAAAGGGCGCTGCACCAGCAATGTTCAAAGCACCTGCCGGCGTGGCCGTTGCCATAGCGGCCCTTCTGCTCGCGGCGTGGCTACTGTCAAACAGTAGCTTGCTCGATGCGCGCGATTCGGCAATTGCCGCAGGAGTTGGCCTGGTGATCTATTTTGGTTATCGATTCGCGGGCGACAAGCAGGGTAAGAGCGAAACCAGTGTACGTGCTGATGAGAATCTGCAAGCGTGA
- a CDS encoding copper-translocating P-type ATPase, with protein MALEALVITPPAAKTEYTCPMHPGVRQNRAGSCPKCGMALEALAINLPATKTEYTCPMHPEIVRDRPGLCPICGMALEPRTVTGGEEHNEELEDMTRRFKISLLLTIPLLLLAMSELIPGQPVQHAVSMRLLKYIQLAFATPVVLWGGWPFFQRGWASIVNRSLNMFTLIAIGTGVAYWYSVIATFFPTIFPGSFRSHGDEVGVYFEVSAVIVVLVLLGQVLELRARSQTSSAIKALLGLAPKTARVMRDDGTEEETSLDLIKPGDRLRVRPGEKVPVDGMVLEGTSSVDESMVTGEPIPVEKSKGDKVTGGTVNGTGGFTMRAERVGSETLLAQIVRMVSEAQRSRAPIQRLADVVSSYFVPIVIVAAIITFAVWGLAGPEPRLAHGIVNAVAVLIIACPCALGLATPMSIMVGTGRGASAGVLIKNAEALEILEKIDTLIVDKTGTLTEGKPRLTSVLPLNGTSESELLRLAASIERGSEHPLAAAIVAGAQQRNLSFSEAEEFQSITGKGVIGKIDGHVVALGNSKLLEQLNIDASSVIERAEALRKEGETVMFVGVNGRLGGLLGVADPIKESTAEAIRALHEDGIHIVMLTGDNRTTAEAVARKLGIDEVEADVLPEQKGEVVKRLQAQGRLVAMAGDGVNDAPALAQAQVGIAMGTGTDVAIESAGVTLLKGDLRGIARARKLSRATMRNIRQNLFFAFIYNGLGIPIAAGVLYPVFGLLLSPMIASAAMSFSSVSVIGNALRLRKVEL; from the coding sequence ATGGCGCTTGAAGCGCTGGTCATCACACCGCCGGCGGCGAAAACGGAATACACCTGCCCGATGCACCCGGGGGTTCGCCAGAACCGCGCAGGCTCGTGCCCGAAGTGCGGCATGGCGCTTGAAGCGCTGGCCATTAACCTGCCGGCTACGAAAACAGAATACACCTGCCCGATGCACCCGGAGATCGTGCGAGACCGCCCCGGCCTTTGTCCGATCTGCGGAATGGCTCTGGAACCAAGAACGGTCACCGGCGGGGAAGAGCACAACGAAGAGCTGGAGGACATGACTCGCCGGTTCAAAATCAGCTTGCTTCTGACAATCCCACTGCTCCTGCTCGCGATGTCGGAGCTCATTCCAGGCCAGCCTGTGCAGCACGCTGTATCGATGCGATTGCTCAAGTATATTCAGTTGGCTTTCGCCACCCCTGTAGTTCTTTGGGGAGGCTGGCCCTTCTTCCAGCGGGGTTGGGCTTCCATCGTCAATCGCAGTCTCAACATGTTTACTCTCATCGCCATCGGCACGGGAGTGGCCTACTGGTACAGCGTCATCGCCACTTTCTTTCCAACCATCTTCCCTGGCTCCTTCCGCAGTCACGGCGATGAAGTAGGCGTCTATTTTGAGGTCTCTGCGGTAATCGTAGTATTGGTCTTGTTAGGCCAGGTTCTCGAACTGCGCGCGCGTAGTCAGACAAGCAGCGCAATCAAAGCATTGCTCGGACTGGCTCCAAAAACGGCCCGAGTCATGCGCGATGATGGCACAGAAGAAGAGACATCTCTGGATCTCATAAAGCCTGGAGACAGGCTCCGAGTTCGCCCGGGAGAAAAGGTCCCCGTAGATGGAATGGTCCTCGAAGGCACGAGTTCTGTCGATGAGTCTATGGTGACCGGCGAGCCCATTCCCGTAGAGAAGAGCAAAGGCGATAAGGTCACGGGTGGTACCGTCAACGGCACGGGCGGCTTCACAATGCGCGCGGAGCGAGTCGGCAGCGAGACGCTTCTTGCGCAGATCGTGCGGATGGTAAGCGAAGCTCAGCGCAGCCGCGCTCCCATTCAGCGCCTCGCGGATGTTGTCTCCTCTTACTTTGTTCCTATCGTCATTGTGGCCGCCATCATCACGTTTGCCGTGTGGGGTCTTGCAGGGCCTGAGCCGCGTCTGGCCCATGGGATCGTCAACGCGGTAGCTGTGCTGATCATCGCCTGCCCCTGCGCACTGGGGCTTGCGACGCCGATGTCGATCATGGTGGGAACAGGCCGCGGCGCCTCGGCAGGCGTGCTCATCAAGAATGCTGAAGCCCTCGAGATCCTGGAGAAGATTGATACGCTTATTGTGGATAAGACCGGCACGCTCACCGAAGGCAAGCCGCGCCTTACCTCAGTACTCCCATTGAATGGCACGAGTGAGTCAGAGCTACTGCGACTGGCAGCTAGCATCGAGCGGGGAAGCGAACATCCTCTGGCCGCGGCAATCGTAGCCGGCGCGCAGCAGAGAAACTTGAGCTTCTCTGAAGCCGAAGAGTTTCAATCCATCACCGGAAAAGGCGTTATTGGAAAGATCGATGGGCACGTTGTTGCTCTTGGCAACAGCAAGCTGCTCGAGCAATTGAACATCGACGCGAGCAGTGTTATCGAGCGAGCAGAGGCTCTGCGCAAAGAGGGCGAGACGGTAATGTTTGTCGGCGTTAATGGCCGGCTCGGGGGTTTACTCGGCGTGGCTGATCCGATCAAAGAGTCTACGGCTGAGGCAATCCGAGCGCTGCACGAGGATGGAATACACATCGTCATGCTCACCGGCGACAATCGGACTACTGCCGAGGCGGTGGCTCGAAAGTTAGGCATAGACGAGGTCGAGGCCGACGTTCTTCCCGAGCAGAAGGGCGAGGTAGTAAAGCGTCTACAGGCTCAGGGCCGATTGGTGGCGATGGCCGGCGATGGTGTGAACGATGCTCCGGCCTTGGCGCAGGCGCAGGTTGGAATTGCAATGGGGACGGGCACGGACGTAGCTATCGAGAGCGCCGGCGTCACCCTGTTGAAGGGCGACCTGCGTGGCATCGCGCGCGCTCGCAAGCTGAGCCGAGCCACAATGCGCAACATCAGGCAGAATCTCTTTTTCGCTTTTATCTATAACGGGCTCGGAATCCCGATCGCAGCGGGCGTTCTCTATCCAGTGTTTGGTTTGCTACTCAGCCCAATGATCGCAAGCGCCGCGATGAGTTTCAGTTCCGTGTCGGTGATAGGCAACGCGTTGCGGCTGCGCAAGGTCGAGTTGTGA
- a CDS encoding DUF302 domain-containing protein, whose product MSAQEPQLSKYGYSRTLDVSYSEAVGRAREALKAEGFGVLCEIDIKEKLKEKLGVDFRNYVILGACNPALAYQTLQEEINIGLLLPCNVIVYEQDGRSVVSAVDAARMLSVVGNPKLESTANQVNEKLRRVIDNL is encoded by the coding sequence ATGAGTGCACAGGAACCGCAACTTTCAAAATACGGCTACAGCCGGACGCTTGACGTTTCTTATAGCGAAGCCGTGGGGCGCGCACGTGAAGCTCTCAAAGCTGAAGGCTTCGGTGTGCTCTGCGAGATTGACATCAAGGAGAAGCTGAAAGAGAAGCTCGGCGTCGACTTCCGGAATTATGTGATCCTCGGCGCGTGCAACCCGGCGCTTGCGTACCAGACCTTGCAGGAGGAGATCAACATCGGCCTGCTGTTGCCCTGCAACGTGATTGTCTACGAGCAAGACGGGCGGTCGGTTGTCTCCGCCGTGGATGCAGCCAGAATGCTGTCAGTCGTCGGTAATCCCAAGCTGGAGTCAACGGCTAACCAGGTGAACGAAAAGCTGCGTCGAGTCATTGACAACCTGTGA